Proteins encoded within one genomic window of Rhinolophus sinicus isolate RSC01 linkage group LG05, ASM3656204v1, whole genome shotgun sequence:
- the CDSN gene encoding corneodesmosin: protein MGSSQAPRRGRVGGRGMMALLLAGLLLPGTLAKSIGTFSDPCKDPTRITSPNDPCLIGKSDSSSFSSHSGSSSSSSYISSSSGSSGGSSGGSSGSSGSSGGSSGGSSGGSSSGSSSGPSGSSGSSGGSSGGSSSGSSSGPSGSSGSSSGSSGSSSSGSSSSSVAQGGSSGPLLFKPGTGYSQSSLSSGSGSSLHGASSSSQWGSSSSHSGTGSALPTNDGSSRLVISSSQSGGGSSSSVSQTSWMSGSGGQRVNSNSHPCSSDVPDSPCSGGPIVSHSGSYISSSHSVSGGQRPVVVVVEQHGSGGPGVFQGAPCSNGGPPGKPCPPITSVDKSYGSYEVVGGSSNSYLAPGMTYSGGKIYPVGYFTKDNPVKGSPGVPSFAAGPPISEGKYFSSNPIIPSHSSSSSNIYQSGASSAIVFQPVGSGGVQPCGVGSTGPKGPCSLSGSGVQSSSSVSSSSGSSYHPCGSVSQGPCSSPGTGSFSGSSSSQSTGKIILQPCGSKSSPSGHPCISVSSSTLSGGLDGSPQPDPSAGAKPCGSSGKMPCRSIRDILARVKPLGPQLADPEVFLPQGELLDSP, encoded by the coding sequence GGACCTTGGCTAAGAGCATCGGGACCTTCTCAGATCCCTGTAAGGACCCCACACGTATCACCTCTCCCAATGACCCCTGTCTCATTGGGAAGAGTGACTCCAGTAGCTTCAGTAGCCACAGTGGCTCCAGCAGTTCCAGCAGTTACATTTCCAGTTCCAGTGGCTCCAGCGGTGGCTCCAGCGGTGGCTCTAGTGGTTCCAGTGGCTCCAGCGGTGGCTCCAGCGGTGGCTCTAGTGGTGGCTCCAGCAGTGGCTCCAGCAGTGGTCCTAGTGGTTCCAGTGGCTCCAGCGGTGGCTCTAGTGGTGGCTCCAGCAGTGGCTCCAGCAGTGGTCCTAGTGGTTCCAGTGGCTCCAGCAGTGGCTCCAGTGGTAGTTCCAGCAGTGGCTCCAGCAGCTCCAGTGTCGCCCAGGGTGGCTCTTCAGGACCGTTGCTATTTAAGCCAGGGACAGGGTATTCCCAGAGCAGCCTCTCCTCTGGGTCTGGCTCCAGTCTGCACGGTGCCTCCAGCTCCTCCCAGTGGGGCAGCAGCAGCTCCCACTCAGGGACCGGCTCAGCTCTACCAACCAATGATGGTTCCTCCCGCTTGGTAATAAGCTCTTCTCAGTCTGGAGGAGGCTCAAGCTCTTCTGTCTCCCAAACTTCTTGGATGTCCGGCAGTGGGGGCCAAAGGGTCAACTCTAACTCACACCCCTGTAGTTCAGACGTCCCTGACTCTCCCTGCAGCGGGGGGCCTATTGTCTCACACTCTGGCTCCTACATCTCCAGCTCCCACTCTGTGTCAGGGGGTCAAAGGCCAGTGGTGGTCGTGGTGGAGCAGCACGGCTCTGGTGGCCCCGGAGTGTTTCAAGGTGCCCCCTGTAGCAATGGTGGCCCTCCAGGCAAGCCCTGTCCCCCCATTACCTCTGTGGACAAATCCTACGGCAGCTATGAGGTTGTGGGTGGCTCTTCTAACAGTTATCTGGCCCCAGGCATGACCTACAGTGGGGGCAAAATCTATCCTGTGGGATACTTCACCAAAGATAACCCTGTCAAAGGCTCTCCAGGGGTCCCCTCCTTTGCAGCTGGGCCCCCCATCTCTGAGGGCAAATACTTTTCCAGTAACCCTATCATCCCCAGCCACAGCTCTTCCAGTTCCAATATCTACCAGTCAGGAGCTTCCTCGGCCATCGTGTTCCAGCCAGTGGGCTCTGGTGGGGTCCAGCCCTGTGGAGTTGGCTCCACAGGCCCTAAGGGGCCTTGCTCCCTCTCCGGTTCTGGAGTCCAGAGCAGTTCTAGTGTTTCCAGCAGTTCTGGTTCATCCTACCATCCCTGTGGCAGTGTTTCCCAGGGGCCCTGCTCCTCACCAGGCACTGGCTCTTTCAGTGGCAGCTCCAGTTCCCAATCCACTGGCAAAATCATCCTTCAGCCCTGTGGCAGCAAGTCCAGCCCTTCTGGTCACCCGTGCATTTCTGTTTCCTCCTCGACATTGAGTGGAGGTCTCGATGGCTCTCCCCAACCAGATCCCTCCGCTGGTGCCAAGCCCTGTGGCAGCTCTGGAAAGATGCCCTGCCGCTCCATCCGGGACATCCTGGCCCGAGTGAAGCCTCTGGGGCCCCAGCTAGCTGACCCTGAAGTTTTCTTACCCCAAGGAGAGTTACTTGACAGTCCATAA